TTATATCACTCTGCGCTAAACTAATTTCTCGTTTTATTTTTTTTAGTTCTTCATTTAATGACTGAACATGTAATTTTACCTTAAATAGCCCTGTAATACTGAAAAAAAACATAACCATTGAGATAATACAGAAAGTTCTCATGATAACCTCTGTATAGCTCTTAGTTTTGCTGAGCGCGCACGTGGATTCGCATTTATCTCTTCCACACTCGCTTTGATCACTTTTTTATTTAGGAGAGAAAATGTTCTATAATCAGCAGATCTTGGTTCACACAAACCTCTGAAAAAGGTTTTAATTATACGATCTTCTAAAGAATGAAAAGTAATGACAATTAGTTTGCCATTCTTATTTAAAATTTCAGATGCAGCCTTAATACCTTTTTCAAGTTCTCCAAGCTCATCGTTTACCCATATTCTGATCGCCTGAAATGTCCTAGTTGCAGGATCAATTTTACTTTTTCCACGAAATACCACGGAACGTACAATATCCGCGAGTTCAAATGTAGTTTTGATAGGTCTTTTCCTCCGCGTGTTTACTATTGCCCTTGCAATTTTGCGAGAATGACGTTCCCCTCCGTAGTTGTATATAGTATTGGCAATTTCTTCTTCGCGTAGAGCGTTAACAAACGTTGAAGCGTTGATTTGAGAAGAGCCACCCATACGCATATCAAGCGGACCATCATGTAAAAATGAAAATCCTCTATTTCCTTCATCAAGCTGCATAGACGAGACCCCTATGTCAAATACAACTCCATCCACGCCTTCAGTAATTCTGTCTGGTGTCATTCCATCGCATTTTTTTTTCCGAATTCCAGTGTCAGCTATTTGGATTCTGCTCAGTATGCTTTTAATATTGCTAAATTTTTCAATAAATAACTTTATCCTATTAGGATATCTAACGCTCAAATCATCATAAAATTTAACAACCGTTTCGTCTCTATCAATTGCATACACTTTGCAATCAGCGGACTCCAGTATTGCTTTGCTATATCCCCCAGCTCCAAACGTAGCATCCACATACACACCACCATTTTGTAGTGAAAGTTGTAATAGCATCTCTTTTAACAAAACTGGAATATGTTTCATAGTGTTCT
This genomic stretch from Wolbachia endosymbiont of Cimex lectularius harbors:
- the rsmH gene encoding 16S rRNA (cytosine(1402)-N(4))-methyltransferase RsmH gives rise to the protein MKHIPVLLKEMLLQLSLQNGGVYVDATFGAGGYSKAILESADCKVYAIDRDETVVKFYDDLSVRYPNRIKLFIEKFSNIKSILSRIQIADTGIRKKKCDGMTPDRITEGVDGVVFDIGVSSMQLDEGNRGFSFLHDGPLDMRMGGSSQINASTFVNALREEEIANTIYNYGGERHSRKIARAIVNTRRKRPIKTTFELADIVRSVVFRGKSKIDPATRTFQAIRIWVNDELGELEKGIKAASEILNKNGKLIVITFHSLEDRIIKTFFRGLCEPRSADYRTFSLLNKKVIKASVEEINANPRARSAKLRAIQRLS